In Oryzihumus leptocrescens, the following are encoded in one genomic region:
- a CDS encoding DUF695 domain-containing protein, producing MGLFSRRRATTDAGAAIGAFWQWWVAEGADAVAGAIADREPGRIVEALSARVDAVHDGLAWELGPGGQESQHVLVVTAAGDPALRPLARRWRLAAPPADAVWSYADMRQPTADAGAVSLEIEGQHVDLARATAGARVVGAAVDVSVHHPAWADLEPQMRTQAAFLLLDTVLGEAAVETWLGEVSAAELEPLDAVPLTGLRSVVCSLEEQHLDADGEPTWAVLEGTGPTGRPVLAMTQVPLRAATAPHLDTHVAVVVPFTDTTEQGLPGAQSLPRLRSLEEHLIDRVGPSGRLVAHESHDGVRVLHLYVDGTTPAAEQVRAAVPGWDQGRVQVASQLDPAWAAVAHLRA from the coding sequence ATGGGACTCTTCTCGCGCCGCAGGGCCACCACAGACGCCGGCGCCGCCATCGGTGCGTTCTGGCAGTGGTGGGTGGCCGAGGGCGCCGACGCGGTCGCCGGGGCCATCGCCGACCGGGAACCGGGGCGCATCGTCGAGGCGCTCAGCGCCCGGGTGGACGCGGTGCACGACGGCCTGGCGTGGGAGCTCGGGCCCGGCGGCCAGGAGAGCCAGCACGTGCTCGTGGTGACCGCGGCCGGCGACCCCGCGCTGCGGCCCCTGGCCCGCCGCTGGCGGCTCGCGGCGCCCCCGGCCGACGCGGTGTGGAGCTATGCCGACATGCGCCAGCCCACAGCCGACGCCGGGGCGGTGTCGCTGGAGATCGAGGGCCAGCACGTCGACCTGGCCCGGGCCACCGCCGGCGCCCGCGTGGTCGGTGCAGCGGTGGACGTCAGCGTGCACCACCCGGCCTGGGCCGACCTCGAGCCACAGATGCGCACGCAGGCCGCGTTCCTGCTGCTCGACACGGTCCTCGGGGAGGCGGCCGTCGAGACGTGGCTCGGCGAGGTCTCTGCCGCCGAGCTCGAGCCGCTGGACGCGGTCCCGCTGACCGGCCTGCGCTCGGTCGTGTGCTCACTGGAGGAGCAGCACCTCGACGCCGACGGCGAGCCCACCTGGGCCGTGCTGGAGGGCACCGGTCCCACCGGGCGGCCCGTGCTCGCTATGACCCAGGTGCCGCTGCGCGCGGCGACGGCCCCGCACCTGGACACCCACGTCGCCGTGGTCGTGCCCTTCACCGACACCACCGAGCAGGGGCTGCCCGGCGCGCAGAGCCTTCCGCGGCTGCGCAGCCTGGAGGAGCACCTCATCGACCGGGTGGGGCCCAGCGGCCGCCTCGTCGCGCACGAGAGCCACGACGGGGTGCGCGTGCTGCACCTCTACGTCGACGGCACCACCCCGGCCGCGGAGCAGGTCCGGGCGGCCGTCCCCGGGTGGGACCAGGGCCGGGTGCAGGTCGCCTCACAGCTCGACCCGGCGTGGGCCGCCGTCGCCCACCTGCGCGCCTGA
- a CDS encoding acetyl-CoA C-acetyltransferase produces the protein MPEAVIVSTARSPIGRAFKGALKDVRPDDLAATIVQAALDKVPGLDPRLVDDLYLGCAEPWAEHGSNMARVVAVLAGYDHLPGATVNRFCASSVQTTRMAFHAIKAGEGDVFISAGVECVSRYADFSGAGGSKAEWQNPRFADAQARSTQIAKDNSVWTDPREQGLLPDVYLSMGQTAENVATSRGISRQRQDEWGVSSQNRAEKAIADGFFAREITPITTPDGTVVSTDDGPRAGVTLEGVSGLNPVFRENGTITAGNCCPLNDGAAAVVVMSDTKARELGLTPLARVVSTGVSALSPEIMGLGPVEASRQALARAGMTIADMDLYEINEAFAAQVLPSADDLGMDFDKLNVHGGAIALGHPFGSTGARITTTLLNGLQARDGQFGLETMCVGGGQGMAVIYERLS, from the coding sequence GTGCCCGAAGCCGTCATCGTCTCGACCGCCCGCAGCCCGATCGGGCGCGCCTTCAAGGGCGCGCTCAAGGACGTCCGCCCCGACGACCTGGCGGCGACCATCGTCCAGGCCGCGCTGGACAAGGTCCCCGGCCTGGACCCGAGGCTCGTCGACGACCTCTACCTCGGCTGCGCCGAGCCGTGGGCCGAGCACGGCTCCAACATGGCCCGCGTCGTGGCCGTGCTCGCCGGCTACGACCACCTGCCCGGGGCCACGGTGAACCGGTTCTGCGCCTCCTCGGTGCAGACCACCCGGATGGCCTTCCACGCGATCAAGGCCGGCGAGGGTGACGTGTTCATCAGCGCGGGCGTGGAGTGCGTCTCGCGCTACGCCGACTTCTCCGGCGCCGGCGGCTCCAAGGCCGAGTGGCAGAACCCGCGGTTCGCCGACGCCCAGGCCCGCAGCACGCAGATCGCGAAGGACAACAGCGTCTGGACCGACCCGCGCGAGCAGGGCCTGCTGCCCGACGTCTACCTGTCGATGGGGCAGACCGCCGAGAACGTCGCCACCTCGCGCGGCATCTCCCGCCAGCGCCAGGACGAGTGGGGCGTCTCCAGCCAGAACCGCGCCGAGAAGGCCATCGCCGACGGGTTCTTCGCCCGCGAGATCACGCCGATCACCACGCCGGACGGCACCGTCGTCTCCACCGACGACGGCCCGCGCGCCGGCGTGACGCTGGAGGGCGTGTCCGGGCTGAACCCGGTCTTCCGCGAGAACGGCACCATCACGGCCGGCAACTGCTGCCCGCTCAACGACGGTGCCGCCGCCGTGGTCGTCATGAGCGACACCAAGGCGCGCGAGCTGGGCCTGACCCCGCTGGCCCGCGTCGTCTCCACCGGCGTCTCCGCGTTGTCGCCGGAGATCATGGGCCTCGGCCCGGTCGAGGCCTCGCGCCAGGCCCTGGCCCGCGCCGGCATGACCATCGCCGACATGGACCTCTACGAGATCAACGAGGCCTTCGCCGCCCAGGTGCTGCCCTCGGCCGACGACCTCGGCATGGACTTCGACAAGCTCAACGTGCACGGCGGCGCGATCGCCCTGGGCCACCCGTTCGGCTCGACCGGCGCCCGGATCACCACCACGCTGCTCAACGGCCTGCAGGCCCGCGACGGGCAGTTCGGCCTCGAGACCATGTGCGTCGGTGGCGGCCAGGGCATGGCGGTCATCTACGAGCGCCTCAGCTGA
- a CDS encoding SGNH/GDSL hydrolase family protein translates to MGRARRARRIAATAAYGGGVGAAGIGALGLIGFAVLKLEAQLARRVVGQPFDGSPDDNAVYGAGLGEPVQLVVLGDSSAAGMGADSAHQTVGAIVANGVSAFMGRPVRLTNVAVVGAESSGLEVQLANALEEVPHPDIALIMIGANDVTHRIDKAVAVRHLEETVRSLRAAGAEVVVGTCPDLGTIEPVAQPLRLLARRWSRDLAAAQTVAVVEAGGRTVSLGDLLGPEFAERPHELFSADRFHPSPAGYARAAAALLPSVCAALGLWGAADDHRVPDARRGEGVSPVAVAAVQAVRDPGTEVSATAVEGESRGPRGRWAVLLRRRRTPVSDRSELDGQTADTGADGSTGTGAVNPTDGAAAAVAAASQPDGMPTMVDGDGGPGDQGHTPEGSAPA, encoded by the coding sequence ATGGGCAGGGCACGACGGGCACGCAGGATCGCAGCCACCGCCGCCTACGGCGGTGGCGTCGGCGCTGCGGGCATCGGCGCCCTCGGCCTGATCGGCTTCGCGGTGCTCAAGCTCGAGGCCCAGCTCGCCCGCCGCGTCGTCGGCCAGCCCTTCGACGGCTCCCCCGACGACAACGCCGTGTATGGCGCAGGGCTGGGTGAGCCGGTCCAGCTCGTCGTCCTCGGGGACAGCTCCGCGGCCGGGATGGGCGCCGACAGCGCCCACCAGACCGTCGGCGCGATCGTCGCCAACGGCGTGTCCGCCTTCATGGGGCGGCCGGTGCGGCTGACCAACGTCGCCGTCGTCGGGGCCGAGTCCTCCGGGCTGGAGGTGCAGCTGGCCAACGCCCTGGAGGAGGTGCCGCACCCCGACATCGCGCTCATCATGATCGGCGCCAATGACGTCACGCACCGGATCGACAAGGCCGTCGCCGTGCGCCACCTCGAGGAGACCGTGCGCTCGCTGCGTGCTGCCGGGGCCGAGGTCGTCGTCGGCACCTGCCCGGACCTGGGCACGATCGAGCCGGTCGCCCAGCCGCTGCGGCTGCTGGCCCGTCGCTGGTCGCGCGACCTGGCCGCCGCCCAGACCGTCGCCGTGGTCGAGGCCGGAGGCCGGACCGTGTCCCTCGGTGACCTGCTCGGACCCGAGTTCGCCGAGCGCCCGCACGAGCTGTTCAGCGCCGACCGCTTCCACCCCTCCCCCGCCGGCTACGCGCGGGCCGCGGCCGCGCTGCTGCCCAGCGTGTGCGCGGCCCTGGGCCTGTGGGGCGCGGCCGACGACCACCGGGTCCCCGACGCCCGGCGCGGGGAGGGCGTCAGCCCGGTCGCCGTGGCCGCGGTGCAGGCCGTGCGCGACCCCGGCACCGAGGTCAGCGCCACCGCCGTCGAGGGCGAGTCCCGCGGGCCGCGCGGCCGCTGGGCCGTGCTGCTGCGCCGGCGCCGCACGCCGGTCAGCGACCGGTCCGAGCTGGACGGCCAGACCGCCGACACCGGCGCTGACGGCAGCACCGGCACGGGCGCGGTGAACCCGACCGACGGGGCGGCCGCGGCGGTGGCCGCCGCGAGCCAGCCGGACGGCATGCCGACGATGGTCGACGGCGACGGTGGGCCGGGAGACCAAGGCCACACCCCCGAAGGGTCCGCCCCGGCATAG
- a CDS encoding cystathionine beta-synthase, giving the protein MKYAEHIADLVGNTPLVKLNAVTEGITATVLAKVEYMNPGGSVKDRIALRMVEAAEASGELKPGGTIIEPTSGNTGVGLALVAQRKGYKCIFVCPDKVAEDKRNVLRAYGAEVVVCPTAVAPDHPDSYYSVSDRLVRETEGGWKPNQYANPEGPNSHYATTGPEIWADTEGKVTHFVAGVGTGGTISGTGRYLKEVSDGAVRVIGADPEGSVYSGGTGRPYLVEGVGEDFWPTAYDPSVVDEIIAVSDADSFAMTRRLAREEGLLVGGSCGMAVVAALRAAKDLGPDDVVVVLLPDSGRGYMSKIFNDDWMASYGFLKEVGQRTVGEVLHAKSGDIPALVHTHPTETVRDAIEILREYGVSQMPVVNAEPPVMAGEVSGAVSERDLLEALFTGEAHLADPVEKHMGKPLPLVGAGEPVSEARHELETSGAIMVIEDGKPVGVLTRADLLGFLVE; this is encoded by the coding sequence GTGAAGTACGCCGAACACATCGCCGACCTCGTCGGGAACACGCCCCTGGTCAAGCTGAACGCCGTCACCGAGGGCATCACCGCCACGGTGCTGGCCAAGGTCGAGTACATGAACCCCGGCGGGTCCGTGAAGGACCGCATCGCGCTGCGCATGGTCGAGGCCGCGGAGGCCTCCGGCGAGCTCAAGCCGGGCGGCACGATCATCGAGCCGACGTCGGGCAACACCGGCGTCGGCCTGGCGCTGGTGGCCCAGCGCAAGGGCTACAAGTGCATCTTCGTGTGCCCGGACAAGGTCGCCGAGGACAAGCGCAACGTGCTGCGTGCCTACGGCGCCGAGGTCGTGGTCTGCCCGACCGCGGTCGCCCCGGACCACCCCGACTCCTACTACTCGGTCAGCGACCGGCTGGTGCGCGAGACCGAGGGCGGCTGGAAGCCCAACCAGTACGCCAACCCCGAGGGCCCCAACAGCCACTACGCCACCACCGGCCCCGAGATCTGGGCCGACACCGAGGGCAAGGTGACCCACTTCGTGGCCGGCGTCGGCACCGGCGGCACGATCAGCGGCACCGGCCGCTACCTCAAGGAGGTCAGCGACGGCGCGGTCCGCGTCATCGGCGCCGACCCCGAGGGCTCGGTCTACTCCGGCGGCACCGGCCGCCCCTACCTCGTCGAGGGCGTCGGCGAGGACTTCTGGCCCACCGCCTACGACCCGTCCGTGGTCGACGAGATCATCGCGGTCAGTGACGCCGACTCCTTCGCCATGACCCGGCGGCTGGCCCGCGAGGAGGGCCTGCTCGTCGGCGGCTCCTGCGGCATGGCGGTCGTCGCGGCCCTGCGCGCGGCGAAGGACCTGGGCCCCGACGACGTCGTCGTCGTGCTGCTGCCGGACTCCGGCCGCGGCTACATGTCCAAGATCTTCAACGACGACTGGATGGCGTCCTACGGCTTCCTCAAGGAGGTCGGCCAGCGCACCGTCGGCGAGGTGCTGCACGCCAAGTCCGGCGACATCCCGGCCCTGGTGCACACGCACCCCACCGAGACCGTCCGCGACGCGATCGAGATCCTGCGCGAGTACGGCGTCTCGCAGATGCCGGTCGTCAACGCCGAGCCGCCGGTCATGGCCGGCGAGGTGTCCGGCGCGGTCAGCGAGCGCGACCTGCTCGAGGCGCTGTTCACCGGCGAGGCGCACCTGGCCGACCCGGTCGAGAAGCACATGGGCAAGCCGCTGCCGCTGGTCGGCGCCGGGGAGCCGGTCTCCGAGGCCCGCCACGAGCTGGAGACCTCCGGCGCGATCATGGTGATCGAGGACGGCAAGCCGGTCGGCGTGCTCACCCGGGCCGACCTGCTGGGCTTCCTCGTCGAGTAA
- a CDS encoding acyltransferase family protein, with protein sequence MTRATSRPTFAERVAAATAADRDRFIDAVRAGSLLVVVLGHWLMATVTVDAGRVEGGNALTAVPALQPATWVLQVMPLFFIAGGFSNLTVWHGLRRRGAGYPTYLQGRLVRLLRPTLVFVLFWQLALPVAAALGLPQDRLDLIGLLLGQPLWFLGVYVATTALAPAMLRWHERSAAPPLLVLAVGAVVVDWFRFWRGMENVGYLNLALVWLFAQQLGFWYAEGRFASWRRAALWAVVGGCIVALTLLTTLGPYPVSMVGLPGETSNMTPPTVCLLVLAVGQLAAALLLRRRLTSALQRPRAWAAVVRFGAMAMTVYLWHLSVLVLAYFALISAGVTPPAAGTGLWWATRPFWLLGLAAVTTALATALAPLERGRAPRRPAPVPVGVAPGRAPGIPGPAWPTVVAGLGGSLASFGLLGYVASGLAPAAFASSTLLFVPVDPVTNTVCVVLGLALTTLASRQRRPVT encoded by the coding sequence ATGACCCGCGCCACCAGCCGACCGACCTTCGCAGAACGTGTCGCCGCCGCGACCGCCGCCGACCGTGACCGGTTCATCGACGCCGTCCGGGCAGGCAGCCTGCTCGTCGTGGTGCTGGGGCACTGGCTCATGGCCACCGTCACCGTCGACGCCGGCCGGGTCGAGGGCGGCAACGCCCTCACGGCGGTCCCCGCCCTGCAGCCGGCCACGTGGGTGCTGCAGGTGATGCCGCTGTTCTTCATCGCCGGCGGCTTCTCCAACCTGACCGTCTGGCACGGCCTGCGCCGCCGGGGCGCCGGCTACCCCACCTACCTGCAGGGGCGGCTGGTCCGGCTGCTGCGCCCGACGCTGGTGTTCGTGCTGTTCTGGCAGCTGGCCCTCCCGGTCGCCGCCGCGCTCGGGCTGCCGCAGGACCGGCTCGACCTGATCGGCCTGCTGCTCGGCCAGCCACTGTGGTTCCTCGGCGTCTACGTCGCGACGACCGCCCTCGCGCCGGCCATGCTGCGCTGGCACGAGCGCTCGGCCGCCCCGCCGTTGCTCGTGCTGGCGGTGGGCGCTGTGGTGGTGGACTGGTTCCGGTTCTGGCGCGGGATGGAGAACGTCGGCTACCTCAACCTCGCGCTCGTCTGGCTCTTCGCCCAGCAGCTGGGCTTCTGGTACGCCGAGGGCAGGTTCGCCTCCTGGCGCCGCGCCGCGCTCTGGGCCGTGGTCGGCGGGTGCATCGTCGCCCTGACGCTGCTGACCACCCTCGGGCCCTACCCGGTCAGCATGGTCGGCCTGCCCGGGGAGACCTCCAACATGACCCCGCCGACCGTGTGCCTGCTCGTCCTTGCCGTCGGCCAGCTCGCGGCCGCCCTGCTGCTGCGCCGCCGCCTCACGTCCGCGTTGCAGCGGCCCCGGGCGTGGGCTGCCGTCGTCCGGTTCGGCGCCATGGCGATGACGGTCTACCTCTGGCACCTGTCGGTCCTGGTGCTGGCCTACTTCGCGCTCATCTCGGCCGGGGTGACCCCGCCGGCCGCCGGGACCGGGCTGTGGTGGGCGACCCGACCGTTCTGGCTGCTCGGCCTGGCCGCCGTGACCACCGCCCTGGCCACGGCCCTCGCGCCGCTGGAGCGCGGGCGGGCGCCGCGACGTCCGGCCCCGGTGCCGGTGGGCGTCGCGCCCGGGCGGGCACCCGGAATACCGGGACCGGCGTGGCCGACTGTGGTGGCCGGCCTCGGCGGGTCGCTGGCGTCCTTCGGGCTGCTCGGCTACGTCGCCAGCGGGCTGGCGCCGGCGGCGTTCGCCAGCAGCACCCTGCTGTTCGTGCCGGTCGACCCGGTGACCAACACCGTCTGCGTCGTCCTCGGGCTGGCGCTGACCACGCTGGCGTCCCGCCAGCGTCGACCGGTCACCTGA
- a CDS encoding glycine betaine ABC transporter substrate-binding protein: MTARTSRRARLTRRAGIPAVAALAAGALLSGCGLQTSGGFLPAAKLAGPEKDVKPMTGTAISVGSKNFSEQILLGKMAGILLQANGAKVTDLTNIPGSASARQAQVSGQIDLEWEYTGTAWISYLGHANGIPDREKQYTSVRDADLKANKLAWLKPAPMNNTYGFATTAATAKRLGISKLSDLSKVPPKERTFCVESEFASRNDGFQPMLKRYGVPLGSAVPRGNVKTLDTGAIYEATAQGQCNFGEVYTTDGRIQSLNLKVMEDDRKFFPAYNVAVVVRQPVLSKNPQIEKLFAPVAAKLDDTTLRHLNAKIDVEGQDPAKVAMDWLVQEGFVKRG; this comes from the coding sequence ATGACCGCCCGCACCAGCCGCCGCGCGCGACTCACGCGACGGGCCGGCATACCTGCTGTTGCTGCGCTCGCAGCCGGCGCCCTGCTCTCCGGCTGCGGCCTGCAGACCAGTGGCGGGTTCCTGCCCGCCGCCAAGCTGGCCGGCCCGGAGAAGGACGTCAAGCCGATGACCGGGACCGCCATCTCGGTGGGCTCGAAGAACTTCAGCGAGCAGATCCTCCTGGGCAAGATGGCCGGGATCCTGTTGCAGGCCAACGGCGCCAAGGTCACCGACCTGACCAACATCCCCGGCAGCGCGAGCGCCCGCCAGGCCCAGGTCTCCGGCCAGATCGACCTGGAGTGGGAGTACACCGGCACCGCCTGGATCTCCTACCTCGGCCACGCGAACGGCATCCCCGACCGGGAGAAGCAGTACACCTCGGTCCGGGACGCCGACCTCAAGGCCAACAAGCTCGCCTGGCTCAAGCCGGCGCCGATGAACAACACCTACGGGTTCGCGACGACGGCGGCGACGGCCAAGAGGCTCGGCATCAGCAAGCTCTCCGACCTGAGCAAGGTGCCGCCGAAGGAGCGCACGTTCTGCGTGGAGTCGGAGTTCGCCAGCCGCAACGACGGCTTCCAGCCGATGCTCAAGCGGTATGGCGTGCCGCTGGGGTCCGCGGTGCCGCGCGGCAACGTCAAGACCCTGGACACCGGCGCCATCTACGAGGCGACCGCGCAGGGCCAGTGCAACTTCGGTGAGGTCTACACGACCGACGGCCGGATCCAGTCGCTGAACCTGAAGGTGATGGAGGACGACCGCAAGTTCTTCCCGGCGTACAACGTCGCCGTGGTCGTCCGCCAGCCGGTGCTGAGCAAGAACCCGCAGATCGAGAAGCTGTTCGCCCCCGTGGCGGCCAAGCTCGACGACACGACGCTGCGTCACCTCAACGCCAAGATCGACGTCGAGGGCCAGGACCCGGCCAAGGTCGCGATGGACTGGCTCGTCCAGGAGGGCTTCGTCAAGCGCGGCTGA
- a CDS encoding ABC transporter permease — MSPTRRRLMIQPVAILIALGAWVLWRSTATLDSIEARQLAWSEINTLAVQHLEVTAVAAAVVLVVAIPLGIVLTRPRFRRASTAVVGVANAGQAAPAIGLIVLLAMWVGFGFQTAVIALALYGILPVLQNTIVGLNQVDRTLVEAGRGMGMSSIAVLFKVELPLAVPVMAAGIRTALVLLVGTATLATFINAGGLGSLIVTGITLFRYPILVSGAVLVALLALAVDWAGHVIEEIVRPKGLTS, encoded by the coding sequence GTGAGTCCGACCCGTCGCCGGCTGATGATCCAGCCGGTCGCCATCCTGATCGCCCTCGGCGCCTGGGTGCTGTGGCGCAGCACCGCCACGCTCGACAGCATCGAGGCCCGCCAGCTGGCGTGGTCCGAGATCAACACGCTCGCGGTGCAGCACCTGGAGGTGACGGCCGTCGCGGCGGCGGTCGTGCTGGTCGTCGCGATCCCCCTGGGGATCGTGCTGACCCGGCCCCGCTTCCGCCGCGCCTCGACCGCCGTGGTCGGCGTCGCCAACGCCGGCCAGGCCGCCCCGGCCATCGGCCTCATCGTGCTGCTCGCCATGTGGGTCGGCTTCGGCTTCCAGACCGCGGTCATCGCCCTGGCGCTCTATGGGATCCTCCCGGTGCTCCAGAACACCATCGTCGGGCTGAACCAGGTCGACCGGACCCTGGTCGAGGCCGGCCGTGGCATGGGCATGTCCAGCATCGCGGTGCTGTTCAAGGTCGAGCTGCCGCTCGCCGTCCCCGTCATGGCGGCGGGCATCCGCACCGCCCTCGTCCTGCTGGTGGGCACGGCCACGCTGGCCACGTTCATCAACGCGGGCGGCCTGGGCAGCCTGATCGTCACCGGCATCACCCTGTTCCGTTACCCGATCCTCGTCAGTGGCGCCGTGCTCGTCGCGTTGCTCGCGCTCGCCGTCGACTGGGCCGGCCACGTCATCGAGGAGATCGTCCGACCGAAGGGGCTCACCTCATGA
- a CDS encoding ABC transporter ATP-binding protein, producing the protein MTTTQTITPTTTATATDDAVSGVDIELVGVTKRYPGQKKAAVEDVNLHIPAGQILMLVGPSGCGKTTTLKMINRLIEPSSGQILIGGEDARAKDADELRRHIGYVIQGGSLFPHMTVAANIAMVPQMLGWDKKRITERVDELLDLVGLDPARYRDRYPRELSGGQQQRVGVARGLAADPPVILMDEPFGAVDPITRQRLQDELLSIQEELRKTIVCVTHDFDEAVKLGDQIAILREGGEIAQLDTPANILAAPANRFVENFIGAGSTLKQLTLSRVGEIDLEQTTTATVGESGPEVLQRARTNGHRAVVVLDQRRRPLRWDWLRAIEDQPVISDENHDLVTVDRRATLNDALDTMLVSGHGGVVVTGRRDEYLGIVRIGALVNLLQETREQAEQAMSEAAELERPAAPDHAEAALAAEVLQQHAEVPPTAEEGPQ; encoded by the coding sequence ATGACCACCACCCAGACCATCACGCCCACCACCACCGCCACCGCCACCGACGACGCCGTGAGCGGCGTCGACATCGAGCTGGTCGGCGTCACCAAGCGCTACCCGGGCCAGAAGAAGGCCGCGGTCGAGGACGTCAACCTGCACATCCCGGCAGGCCAGATCCTCATGCTCGTCGGGCCCTCGGGCTGCGGCAAGACGACCACGCTGAAGATGATCAACCGCCTGATCGAGCCCAGCTCGGGGCAGATCCTGATCGGCGGCGAGGACGCCCGCGCCAAGGACGCGGACGAGCTGCGCCGTCACATCGGCTACGTCATCCAGGGCGGCAGCCTCTTCCCCCACATGACCGTCGCCGCGAACATCGCGATGGTCCCCCAGATGCTGGGGTGGGACAAGAAGCGGATCACCGAGCGCGTCGACGAGCTGCTCGACCTGGTCGGGCTGGACCCGGCCCGCTACCGCGACCGCTACCCCCGGGAGCTCTCCGGTGGGCAGCAGCAGCGGGTCGGCGTCGCACGCGGCCTGGCCGCCGACCCGCCCGTGATCCTCATGGACGAGCCGTTCGGCGCCGTCGACCCGATCACCCGCCAGCGCCTCCAGGACGAGCTCCTGTCCATCCAGGAGGAGCTGCGCAAGACCATCGTCTGCGTCACCCACGACTTCGACGAGGCCGTCAAGCTCGGTGACCAGATCGCGATCCTGCGCGAGGGCGGCGAGATCGCCCAGCTGGACACCCCCGCGAACATCCTCGCCGCCCCGGCGAACCGCTTCGTGGAGAACTTCATCGGCGCCGGCTCCACGCTCAAGCAGCTGACGTTGAGCCGGGTCGGCGAGATCGACCTCGAGCAGACCACGACCGCCACGGTCGGCGAGTCCGGCCCCGAGGTCCTCCAGCGGGCCCGCACCAACGGCCACCGCGCCGTGGTGGTCCTGGACCAGCGCCGCCGCCCGCTGCGCTGGGACTGGCTGCGCGCCATCGAGGACCAGCCGGTGATCTCCGACGAGAACCACGACCTGGTCACCGTCGACCGTCGCGCCACCCTCAACGACGCGCTCGACACCATGCTCGTCTCCGGCCACGGCGGCGTCGTCGTCACCGGCCGCCGCGACGAGTACCTGGGCATCGTGCGCATCGGCGCGCTGGTCAACCTGCTCCAGGAGACCCGTGAGCAGGCCGAGCAGGCCATGTCCGAGGCCGCCGAGCTCGAGCGCCCCGCCGCGCCGGACCACGCCGAGGCCGCCCTGGCCGCGGAGGTCCTCCAGCAGCACGCCGAGGTGCCCCCGACCGCGGAGGAGGGCCCCCAGTGA
- a CDS encoding ABC transporter permease, with protein MWEFISEHRDALMFGAYQHVSLVVQSVAIATVLALVVAVLVHRIPRLSGLANGISSIGLTVPALALLAFLLAVLGLGVLPSVVAIVFYAALPIVRNAVVGLNGVDTTLVESARGMGMSRTRTLMRVELPLAWPVVLAGVRVSTQMCMGIAAVAAYVQGPGLGSFIFNGLARLGGAGATESAVVGTVGVVILALVLDGLLVLLQRVTTPRGIRA; from the coding sequence ATGTGGGAGTTCATCTCCGAACATCGCGATGCGCTGATGTTCGGGGCCTACCAGCACGTCAGCCTCGTCGTGCAGAGCGTCGCCATCGCGACCGTCCTGGCCCTCGTCGTCGCGGTGCTCGTGCACCGCATCCCCAGGCTCTCCGGCCTGGCCAACGGGATCAGCAGCATCGGGCTCACCGTCCCTGCCCTCGCGCTGCTGGCGTTCCTGTTGGCCGTCCTGGGCCTGGGCGTGCTGCCCTCCGTCGTCGCCATCGTCTTCTATGCCGCGCTGCCCATCGTGCGCAACGCCGTCGTCGGCCTCAACGGCGTGGACACCACCCTGGTGGAGTCCGCCCGTGGCATGGGCATGAGCCGGACGCGCACCCTGATGCGGGTCGAGCTGCCGCTCGCCTGGCCGGTCGTGCTCGCCGGCGTCCGCGTCTCGACCCAGATGTGCATGGGCATCGCCGCCGTGGCCGCCTATGTGCAAGGCCCCGGCCTCGGCTCCTTCATCTTCAACGGCCTGGCGCGCCTCGGTGGCGCCGGCGCCACCGAGTCCGCCGTCGTCGGGACGGTCGGCGTCGTCATCCTCGCCCTTGTCCTCGACGGCCTGCTGGTGCTGCTCCAGCGCGTCACGACCCCTAGGGGGATCCGTGCCTGA
- the msrA gene encoding peptide-methionine (S)-S-oxide reductase MsrA codes for MIEADDALPGRPAYSYRVPETHEVLGTPLQGPWPEGTQVLYVAMGCFWGAERIFWQLPGVVTTAAGYMGGFTPHPTYEEVCTGRTGHTEAVLVAFDPTAISAELLMATFWENHDPTQGNRQGNDVGTQYRSAVYWTTADQEAAARGTREAFQGVLREHGHGDISTELRPASEAGTFYYAEAYHQQYLHKNPGGYCNHGPNGMSCPIGIVRQDQLPAQKDVLPPH; via the coding sequence ATGATCGAGGCCGACGACGCCCTCCCGGGCCGGCCCGCCTACAGCTACCGCGTCCCCGAGACCCACGAGGTCCTCGGCACCCCCCTGCAGGGCCCGTGGCCCGAGGGCACCCAGGTGCTCTACGTGGCGATGGGCTGCTTCTGGGGCGCCGAGCGCATCTTCTGGCAGCTCCCCGGCGTGGTGACCACGGCGGCGGGCTACATGGGCGGCTTCACCCCGCACCCGACATACGAAGAGGTGTGCACCGGCCGGACCGGGCACACCGAGGCGGTGCTGGTGGCGTTCGACCCCACCGCGATCAGCGCCGAGCTGCTGATGGCGACGTTCTGGGAGAACCACGACCCGACGCAGGGCAACCGCCAGGGCAACGACGTCGGCACGCAGTACCGCTCGGCGGTCTACTGGACCACCGCGGACCAGGAGGCCGCGGCGCGCGGCACCCGCGAGGCCTTCCAGGGCGTCCTGCGCGAGCACGGCCACGGCGACATCTCCACCGAGCTGCGGCCGGCGTCGGAGGCCGGGACGTTCTACTACGCCGAGGCCTACCACCAGCAGTACCTCCACAAGAACCCCGGCGGCTACTGCAACCACGGCCCCAACGGGATGTCCTGCCCGATCGGCATCGTGCGCCAGGACCAGCTCCCGGCCCAGAAGGACGTGCTTCCGCCTCACTGA